The nucleotide sequence CGGCATCGAGAGTTCGATCCGGGTGATCGATCAGGCGCAGTACCAGAACCGCCTGCGCGGGTTCGACTTCGACGTCACCACCGCGAACTGGCCGGAATCGCTCTCGCCAGGCAACGAGCAGCGCGAGTTCTGGGGCTCGGCCGCCGCCGACAAGCCGGGCTCGCGCAACATCGCCGGCATCAAGGATGCGGGCATCGACGCACTGATCGAGAAGGTCGTCTTCGCCGAGGATCGCGAGACCCTGGTCGCCGCGACCCGCGCCCTCGACCGTGCCCTGCTCGCCCACAATTTCGTGGTGCCGCAATGGTCCTCGCCGGTGACGCGGACGATTCGCTGGAACCGCTTCGGCCGCCCGGCCGTGCTGCCGAAATACGGCGCCTCCGGCTTCCCCACCACGTGGTGGTACGACGAGGCCCTGGCGGCGCAGACGGGGGCGCCCCGTTGAGCCCGGGCGCGACGCGCCGGGGCATCGTCCTCGGCACCGGGGCGCTGGCCGTCGCGAGCGCCCTGCCCGGTCCTTCGCGCGCCGAGAGCGCCCGCACGAGCCACGGCCTGTCGAGCTTCGGCGAGCTGAAATACGGGCCGGACTTCCACAACTTCGACTACGTGAACCCGATGGCGCCGCGCGGCGGGCGCTTCTCGACGCAGCTCGTCCAGACCTTCGGCAATCAGGCCTTCGACACCTTCGACACGCTCAACCCCTACGTCTTCCGCGGCAACGGCGCGGCGGGCATCAATCTCACCTTCGACAGCCTGATGGTGCGCGCGCTCGACGAGCCCGACGCGCTCTACGGCCTCGTCGCCCGCTCGGTGGAAATCTCTCCCGACGGCCTGACCTATCGCTTCGCGCTGCGCCCGCAGGCGCATTTCCACGACGGCTCGCGCCTGAGCGCGCGGGACGCCGCCTTTTCCCTCGGCATCCTCAGGGAGAAGGGCCACCCGACGATCGCGCAGGTCATCCGCGACCTCGCCGAGGCGACGGCCGATGGCGACGACACCCTCGTCGTCCGCTTCGCGCCGGGGCGGAGCCGCGACCTTCCGCTGATCGTGGCTGGGCTGCCGATCTTTTCCGCCACGTTCTTCGAGGGCCGCGATTTCGAGGCCCAGACCCTCAAGCCGCTCCTCGGCTCCGGCCCCTATCGGGTCGGGCGGATCGAGATCGGCCGCTTCATCGAACTGGAGCGCGTGGCCGACTACTGGGCCGCGGACCTGTCGGCGATGGTCGGCCAGAACAACTTCGGGCAACTCCGCTACGAGTATTTTCGCGACCGGCAGGTCGCCTTCGAGGCGTTCAAGGGCGGGGCCTACGCCTACCGCCAGGAATTCACCTCGCGGATCTGGGCGACGGGCTACGACTTCCCCGCCGTGCGCGAGGGCCACGTGAAGCGCGAGACCCTGCCCGACGCCTCGCCCGCCAGCATCCAGGGCTGGTTCCTCAACACCCGCCGCGAGGTGTTCGAGGACGCCCGCGTGCGCGAGGCGATCGGCCTGTGCTTCGACTTCCCCTGGACCAACCGCACGGCGATGTTCGGGGCCTACAGCCGCACGGTCTCGTTCTTCCAGAAGACCGACCTGATGGCGACGGGCAAGCCCTCGGCCGAGGAACTCGCCCTGCTCGAACCGTTCGGCGGCCGGGTTCCGGCGGAGGTGTTCGGCGAGGCCTGGACCCCGCCGGTTCCCGACGGCTCCGGCCAGGACCGGGCGCTCCTCGCTCGCGCGGTGGCCCTGCTCAAGGAGGCGGGCTGCACCCGCGAGGGCGGCGTGGCGCGGCTGCCGAGCGGCAAGCCGATCGAGTTCGAGTTCCTCGACTCGGACCCGGTCTGGGAGCCGATCGTCCAGCCCTTCATCCGCAATCTCGGACTGATCGGGATCAAGGCGCGCCAGCGGGCGGTCGATGCCGCGCAGTATCAGGCGCGGGTGCGGGACTTCGACTTCGACGTCACCTCCCGTGCATCGTCGGGCGACGCCACGCCCGGACCGGAGCTGCGCGAGGCCTACGGCGCCCGCTCGGCGGCCATCCCCGGCTCGAACAACCTCGCCGGCATCGCGGACCCGGTGGTCGACGCCCTGCTCGACCGGATCGCCGGCGCAGATTCCCGCGCCGGCCTCACGACGGCCTGCCGCGCCCTCGACCGGGTGCTGCGCGCCGGCCGATACTGGATTCCGATGTGGTACTCCCCCGACTACCGCCTCGCGGCCTGGGACATGTTCGGCCGCCCGGCGAGGCTGCCCACATACGGGCTCGGCGTGCCCGGCACGTGGTGGTACGACGAGGACAAGGCGCGCCGGATCGGCCGGGGCTGAGAACGCGAAACCCGTCGGCGACGATCTCGAATCACCGCCGACGGCCCGCGCGACGGCGCGGCGGCGGTCGTCCGCCGGGCGCATGGAGCCCGGCCATCGGTCGGGGTCCATGCAACGTGGTGCAAGAACATGCTCGCCTACATCCTGCGGCGCCTCGCACTGATGATCCCGACGATCTTCGGGATCATGCTGATCACCTTCGCCATCATCCAGTTCGCCCCCGGCGGCCCGGTGGAGCGTGTGCTGGCGCAGTTGCAAGGCCAGCAGGAAGGCTCGCTCTCGCGCATCACCGGCGGCCAGGGCGATCTCGGCGGCGGCGCGGCCCGCAGCGGCGGCGGCAGCGAGAACGCGAAGTATCGCGGTGCGCAGGGGCTCGACCCGGCCTTCATCAAGAAGCTCGAAGCGCAGTTCGGCTTCGACAAGCCGGCCTACAAGCGCTTCGGCAAGATGCTGTGGGACTACCTGCGCTTCGATTTCGGCCGCAGCTACTTTCGCGACGTCTCGGTCTTGGACCTGATCAAGGAGAAGCTCCCGGTCTCGATCTCGCTCGGCCTGTGGATGACGCTGATCTCCTACGCGATCTCGATCCCGCTCGGCATCCGCAAGGCGGTCGCCGACGGCTCGCGCTTCGATGTCTGGACCTCGGCCGTCGTCATCGTCGGCTATGCGATCCCGAGCTTCCTGTTCGGCATCCTGCTGGTGATCCTGTTCGCAGGCGGCTCCTTCGTGCAGATCTTCCCGCTACGCGGCCTCACCTCCGAGAACTTCGATTCCCTGAGCCTGTGGGGCAGGATCGTCGATTACGCATGGCACATGACGCTGCCGCTCGCCGCCCTGGTGCTCGGCGCCTTCGCCACCTCGACCCTGCTCACCAAGAACTCGTTCCTCGACGAGATCCGCAAGCAGTACGTCGTCACCGCCCGGATGAAGGGCCTGACCGAGCGGCGCGTGCTCTACGGCCACGTCTTCCGCAACGCGATGCTGATCGTCATCGCCGGCTTTCCCGGCGCCTTCATCACCGCCTTCTTCACCGGTTCGCTGCTGATCGAGACGATCTTCTCGCTCGACGGACTCGGCCTGCTGTCGTTCTCCTCCATCGTCGGCCGCGACTACCCGGTGGTGTTCGCCACGCTCTACATCTTCTCGCTGCTCGGACTCGCGGTGAACCTGCTCTCCGATCTCACCTACACCTGGATCGATCCGCGCATCGACTTCTCGGCGCGCGCGGCCTGACGCCGGGATCGTTTGCCGGGTGCGGAACGGACTGCTATCGGCGCGCACCCGCCGCCTGCCGGACGCTCCCGTGACCGCCCTCTCCCTCGTCATCCGCCCCGAACATCCGGACGACGCCCCGGCCATCGAGCGGCTGCACGCCCGCGCCTTCGGCCCCGGCCGCTTCGCCCGCACGGCCTACCGCCTGCGCGAGGGCACGGCGCCCTTGCCCGAACTCTGCCTGACGGCCCTGGTCGGAACCTATCTCGTCGGCTCGGTCCGCATCGGCCCGGCGCAAGCCGAGGGCGGGACGCTTCTCGTGCTCGGTCCGCTCACCGTCGATCCGAGCTTCTCGGACCGCGGCATCGGCACCGGCCTGATGCGGGCGAGCCTCGACGCCGCCCGTGCGGCCGGTCACGGCCTCGTCGTCCTCGTCGGCGACGCGCCGTATTACCGCCGCTTCGGCTTCCAGCCGGTGCCCGCCGGCCGGCTCGTCCTGCCGGGACCGGTCGATCCGGCCCGCTTCCTCTGGCTCGAACTCGCGGAAGGAGCGAGCGCCGGCCTCTCCGGCACGGTCCGGCCTTTACGCGCGTAGCGGGCGCGAGAGCATCGTCTTTCCAGACAAGCCGGCAGCCACCTTTCGGGACGAGGCCCTAGGCCGAAACGGCGCGGCCCACGGCGGCGATGGCGGCGTTCCGCTCCTCGAGCGAACGGTCCGATTCCGTGAGGTAGACCGCCACCACGAGCGGGGCAGCTCTCACCGGCCAGATGACGGCGATGTCGTTGGCGGTGCCCCGATCCCCCGTGCCGGTCTTGTCGCCGATCCGCCAGCCGGCCGGTAGGCCGGCGCGCAGCCGCGCCCCGCCCGTGCGGTTGTCGATCATCCAATCGGCGAGCCGCGACCGCGACGCCGCCGACAGGCCGTCGCCGAGAACGAGGCGCCGCAGCACCCCGGCCATCGCCGCCGGGCTCGTCGTGTCGCGCGCATCCCCTGGCCTCGCTTCGTTGAGATCCGGTTCGATCCGGTCGAGCCGCGTCACGGCATCGCCGAGACCGCGGATATAGGCCGTCAATCCCTCCGGCCCACCGATGGCGGCGAGCAGCAGATTGCCCGCGGTGTTGTCGCTGCGGGTGATGGCAGCCTCGCACAGCTCTGCCAGCGTCATTCCGGCACCGCCGACCCTCCGCTCCGTGACCGGCGAGTAAGGCACCAGCATCGGAGTCTCGAAGACCACCCGCCGTTCCAGCCTGTCGGACCCGGAATCGATCCGCGCCAGAACGGCGGCCGCGGCCAGAACCTTGAAGGTGCTGCACATCGGGAAGCGCTCGTGCTCACGGTGGCCGACGAGCCGGTCCGAAGCCGTATCGAGCACGGCGACGCCGAGCCGTCCGCCTGTCCGCGCCTCGATCCCCGCGAAGCCCGCGGCCGAAACCGCTTCGGCCCGGGCCCTTCCCGACAGGCCGGCAAGCGCCAAGAGTCCGCTCGCCGTGACCTGACGTCTGGTGACCATGCCGCGTCTCCTATCGGTGCGTTCCGCGCTTGACGGTCGAGAAGGGGAGGCCGACACCGGAGGCAAACGCCAAGCCGACCGGGGACACGCTCCGTGCCGACCACCGACGACCGTCGTCCCCCTCCCCGTTTCAACGCGGCGCATCACTGTCTGGCGGAGAATGCCCGGCTTCGCGGCGACAAGACGGCGCTGGTCATGGTCGGCGATCACGGGGCCGTCAGCCGCCTGACCTACGCCGAGGCCGACCGTGCGGTGCGCGGCATCGCGGCGGGCCTGCTCGGCCTCGGGCTGAAGCCCGGGGACCGGGTGATGGTCCGCATGGGGAACGAGGCCGATTACGTGCTCGTCTATTTCGGTGCGCTCGCCGCCGGCCTCGTCGCCCTGCCCTCCTCGCCGCAATTGACCGCGGACGAAGCCGCCTTCCTGATGGACAATGCCGGCGTCGCCGCCGTGGTCACCGGCGAAGGTTTTTCGGAGGCCGCCGGCACGGGCCCCGCCATCCGGCTCGACTCCGAAGCGATCGCGGCGATGAAGGCGGGCGCGCCGCTCGCCGACTACGCCGATACCGCCGCCGACGACCCGGCCACCCTGGTCTACACCTCCGGCACCACGAGCCGCCCCAAGGGCGTGCTTCATGCCCACCGCGCCGTCTGGGGCCGGCGGCCGATGCACGCGCACTGGTTGGGCCTGACCGAAGCGGACGTGGTGCTGCATGCCGGAACCATGAACTGGACCTACACGCTCGGCGTCGGCATCACCGACCCCTGGGCCCGCGGCGCGACCGCGGTGCTCTACAACGGCCCGCGCGACCGCGGGATCTGGCCCCGCCTCATCGCCGAGCACGGCGCGACGATCTTCGCCGCGGTGCCGAGCGTCTACCGCCAGATCCTCAAATACGCCGACTTCGCGCGGCACGACCTCTCGCGCCTGCGCCACGGCGTCACCGCGGGCGAGGCGCTCTCCGCCGACCTCCACGCCGCCTGGACCGCGGCCACGGGCAAGCCGCTCTACGAGGCCCTCGGCATGAGCGAGATCTCGACCTACGTGTCGAGCGGCCCCACCATCCCCGTTCGTCCCGGCTCGCCGGGCCGGCCACAGCCGGGCCGGCGCGTCGCGATCCTGCCGGTCGAGGGGCCGCCCGAACCGCTGCCGGCCGGCGCGACGGGCCTGCTCGCGATCCACCGCTCCGACCCCGCCCTGATGCTCGGCTACTGGCGGCGGCCCGAGGAGGAAGCGGCCGTGCTGCGCGGCGAATGGTTCGCCGGCGGCGACCTCGCCAGTCTCGACGCCGAGGGCTACCTCTGGTTCCACGGCCGCAACGACGATCTGATGAACGCCATGGGCTACCGGGTCTCGCCGGTCGAGGTGGAGGGCGTGCTGGCGGCCCATCCCGACATCGCCGAGGCCGGCGTGGCGGAACTGGCCGTGCGCGCCGACCTGCGGGTCATCGCCGCCTTCGTGGTGCTGCGTCCCGGCGCACGGCCCGACGCGGACAGGCTGATCGCCTGGTGCAACGCGCGTCTGGCCGCCTACAAGGCGCCGCGGGCGATCCGCTTCCTCGAAGCGCTGCCGCGCACGGCCAACGGCAAGGTGCAGCGCAAGCGCCTCCCGGACATCGCCGGGTAGCGCCCCGCGCTTGTTCGCCATGCGCCCCGTCGCTACAGCGGGCAGCCCGTTCGTCGCGAAATCCATGTCTCCGCTGCCGCTCTCCGTCTTCATCATCGTCAAGAACGAGGCCGACCGTCTCGGCGCGACGCTTGCCGCGGTGCGCGACCTCGCCGACGACATCGTCGTCGTCGATTCCGGTTCGACCGACGGAACGCAGGATCTCGCCGCCTCTCTCGGTGCCCGGGTGATCCACAACGATTGGCCGGGCTACGGCCGGCAGAAGCGCTTCGCCGAAGGCCAGTGCCGCCACGATTGGGTCCTGAACCTCGACGCCGACGAGGTGATCCCCCCGGATCTGGCCGAGCGGATCCGCGCCGTCTTCGCTCGCGGCGAGCCGGCGCACGCCGCGTGGCGCATCGCCATCGCCGAGATCTTCCCCGGCGAGACGCGGCCCCACCCCTGGGCCTACGTGCTGACGCCGGTGCGGCTCTACCGGAAGAGCCTGAGCACCTACTCGACCTCGCCGGTGCACGACCGTGTCGTGCTGGGCCCCGGCGTCACGGCAGGCCGGATCAGGGGGCGCATCCACCATTTCTCGGTGCGCTCG is from Methylorubrum populi and encodes:
- a CDS encoding microcin C ABC transporter permease YejB, which gives rise to MLAYILRRLALMIPTIFGIMLITFAIIQFAPGGPVERVLAQLQGQQEGSLSRITGGQGDLGGGAARSGGGSENAKYRGAQGLDPAFIKKLEAQFGFDKPAYKRFGKMLWDYLRFDFGRSYFRDVSVLDLIKEKLPVSISLGLWMTLISYAISIPLGIRKAVADGSRFDVWTSAVVIVGYAIPSFLFGILLVILFAGGSFVQIFPLRGLTSENFDSLSLWGRIVDYAWHMTLPLAALVLGAFATSTLLTKNSFLDEIRKQYVVTARMKGLTERRVLYGHVFRNAMLIVIAGFPGAFITAFFTGSLLIETIFSLDGLGLLSFSSIVGRDYPVVFATLYIFSLLGLAVNLLSDLTYTWIDPRIDFSARAA
- a CDS encoding AMP-binding protein, producing the protein MPTTDDRRPPPRFNAAHHCLAENARLRGDKTALVMVGDHGAVSRLTYAEADRAVRGIAAGLLGLGLKPGDRVMVRMGNEADYVLVYFGALAAGLVALPSSPQLTADEAAFLMDNAGVAAVVTGEGFSEAAGTGPAIRLDSEAIAAMKAGAPLADYADTAADDPATLVYTSGTTSRPKGVLHAHRAVWGRRPMHAHWLGLTEADVVLHAGTMNWTYTLGVGITDPWARGATAVLYNGPRDRGIWPRLIAEHGATIFAAVPSVYRQILKYADFARHDLSRLRHGVTAGEALSADLHAAWTAATGKPLYEALGMSEISTYVSSGPTIPVRPGSPGRPQPGRRVAILPVEGPPEPLPAGATGLLAIHRSDPALMLGYWRRPEEEAAVLRGEWFAGGDLASLDAEGYLWFHGRNDDLMNAMGYRVSPVEVEGVLAAHPDIAEAGVAELAVRADLRVIAAFVVLRPGARPDADRLIAWCNARLAAYKAPRAIRFLEALPRTANGKVQRKRLPDIAG
- a CDS encoding extracellular solute-binding protein, translated to MSPGATRRGIVLGTGALAVASALPGPSRAESARTSHGLSSFGELKYGPDFHNFDYVNPMAPRGGRFSTQLVQTFGNQAFDTFDTLNPYVFRGNGAAGINLTFDSLMVRALDEPDALYGLVARSVEISPDGLTYRFALRPQAHFHDGSRLSARDAAFSLGILREKGHPTIAQVIRDLAEATADGDDTLVVRFAPGRSRDLPLIVAGLPIFSATFFEGRDFEAQTLKPLLGSGPYRVGRIEIGRFIELERVADYWAADLSAMVGQNNFGQLRYEYFRDRQVAFEAFKGGAYAYRQEFTSRIWATGYDFPAVREGHVKRETLPDASPASIQGWFLNTRREVFEDARVREAIGLCFDFPWTNRTAMFGAYSRTVSFFQKTDLMATGKPSAEELALLEPFGGRVPAEVFGEAWTPPVPDGSGQDRALLARAVALLKEAGCTREGGVARLPSGKPIEFEFLDSDPVWEPIVQPFIRNLGLIGIKARQRAVDAAQYQARVRDFDFDVTSRASSGDATPGPELREAYGARSAAIPGSNNLAGIADPVVDALLDRIAGADSRAGLTTACRALDRVLRAGRYWIPMWYSPDYRLAAWDMFGRPARLPTYGLGVPGTWWYDEDKARRIGRG
- a CDS encoding glycosyltransferase family 2 protein, translated to MSPLPLSVFIIVKNEADRLGATLAAVRDLADDIVVVDSGSTDGTQDLAASLGARVIHNDWPGYGRQKRFAEGQCRHDWVLNLDADEVIPPDLAERIRAVFARGEPAHAAWRIAIAEIFPGETRPHPWAYVLTPVRLYRKSLSTYSTSPVHDRVVLGPGVTAGRIRGRIHHFSVRSLGDQLDKLNRYSDQQADDLEARGVTIPSWRLFVELPGNFLKAYFGRRHFVRGAYGFLTAMNYAISRHLRVAKHYERRTATPRRPG
- the bla gene encoding class A beta-lactamase; the protein is MVTRRQVTASGLLALAGLSGRARAEAVSAAGFAGIEARTGGRLGVAVLDTASDRLVGHREHERFPMCSTFKVLAAAAVLARIDSGSDRLERRVVFETPMLVPYSPVTERRVGGAGMTLAELCEAAITRSDNTAGNLLLAAIGGPEGLTAYIRGLGDAVTRLDRIEPDLNEARPGDARDTTSPAAMAGVLRRLVLGDGLSAASRSRLADWMIDNRTGGARLRAGLPAGWRIGDKTGTGDRGTANDIAVIWPVRAAPLVVAVYLTESDRSLEERNAAIAAVGRAVSA
- a CDS encoding N-acetyltransferase, whose protein sequence is MTALSLVIRPEHPDDAPAIERLHARAFGPGRFARTAYRLREGTAPLPELCLTALVGTYLVGSVRIGPAQAEGGTLLVLGPLTVDPSFSDRGIGTGLMRASLDAARAAGHGLVVLVGDAPYYRRFGFQPVPAGRLVLPGPVDPARFLWLELAEGASAGLSGTVRPLRA